One genomic region from Funiculus sociatus GB2-C1 encodes:
- a CDS encoding DUF4359 domain-containing protein yields MKGLQVVQTIGTVVLAGLGVAMAMTNPSQAEYEEFALQQLTVYLKDNVCAKASEDFGGFLKRQCNLLVETGSPQVKQLIAETTERHNFIFFSIYRTDLSVSSFLPSYHFESVGVFNNIYIYQAQKQ; encoded by the coding sequence ATGAAGGGTTTGCAGGTTGTTCAAACAATTGGGACAGTCGTCCTAGCTGGGCTGGGCGTGGCAATGGCTATGACTAATCCGAGTCAGGCTGAGTATGAAGAGTTTGCCTTACAGCAGCTGACGGTGTATTTAAAAGACAATGTTTGTGCAAAAGCGTCAGAAGATTTCGGTGGCTTTTTGAAGCGTCAATGTAATTTACTGGTAGAAACTGGTAGTCCGCAAGTTAAGCAACTTATTGCTGAAACTACAGAAAGGCATAATTTTATTTTCTTTAGTATTTACCGCACGGATTTATCGGTGAGTTCGTTTTTGCCGTCTTATCATTTTGAGTCGGTGGGAGTTTTTAATAATATTTATATCTACCAAGCCCAAAAACAATAA